From Salinicoccus roseus, the proteins below share one genomic window:
- a CDS encoding ABC transporter substrate-binding protein, with amino-acid sequence MKKFLPVLTALLLLILAGCGGEENSSAEETADEVRIAYFPNFTHIATIVALENGYFEEAFGEEVTIDTMTFPNGSAFMEALSTDEFDIGTVGPTPATTTYQRNAGHEIIAGAVNGGAVLATAEDSGIESVEDLDGKRVAVPTIGSTQDIMLRKELQEVGLNIEDAGGTVSLVPQAPADTSTLFLQDDVDAAATQEPWGVFLENQANASILLDEEEFAWGTDLTTTVVTANNTFTDANPELTQEYLRAHLEAIDFIENNNEEAVQIFVDHIEEITGNTLDFDETLEASNRLNPAYEINEDVIQEMATISMEAGYIPSDDVEGLVNREYLDAVLEEE; translated from the coding sequence ATGAAAAAATTTCTACCTGTACTCACTGCCCTGCTGCTCCTCATCCTCGCAGGATGCGGCGGCGAAGAAAACAGCAGTGCCGAAGAAACGGCAGATGAAGTCCGCATCGCATACTTCCCGAACTTTACGCATATCGCAACCATCGTTGCGTTGGAGAACGGCTACTTTGAAGAAGCATTCGGAGAGGAGGTCACCATCGATACGATGACATTCCCGAATGGCAGTGCCTTCATGGAAGCACTGTCCACCGACGAATTCGACATCGGGACAGTCGGGCCGACACCTGCCACGACGACATACCAGCGCAACGCAGGACATGAAATCATTGCAGGCGCCGTCAATGGAGGCGCCGTACTCGCGACAGCAGAAGACTCCGGAATCGAAAGTGTTGAAGACCTCGACGGTAAACGTGTTGCCGTGCCGACCATCGGCTCCACTCAGGACATCATGCTCCGCAAGGAGCTTCAGGAAGTCGGTCTGAACATTGAAGACGCAGGCGGCACAGTGAGCCTCGTACCACAGGCACCTGCCGATACTTCCACCCTCTTCCTGCAGGATGATGTCGATGCAGCAGCCACCCAGGAGCCTTGGGGCGTATTCCTGGAGAACCAGGCCAATGCATCCATCCTGCTTGATGAAGAAGAGTTTGCGTGGGGCACCGACCTGACGACGACGGTCGTCACTGCGAATAATACATTTACAGACGCCAACCCTGAACTTACACAGGAGTATTTGAGGGCACACCTTGAAGCCATCGACTTCATTGAAAACAACAATGAAGAAGCGGTACAGATCTTCGTCGACCATATAGAAGAGATTACAGGCAACACCCTCGACTTTGATGAAACGCTCGAAGCCAGCAACCGTCTGAATCCGGCATATGAAATCAACGAAGATGTAATCCAGGAGATGGCGACCATCAGCATGGAAGCGGGTTATATTCCATCCGATGATGTCGAAGGACTCGTGAACAGAGAGTATCTGGATGCGGTACTCGAAGAGGAATAG
- a CDS encoding PLP-dependent aminotransferase family protein: protein MLINLDRQSETPLFEQLYSALKEQILKGELANDEKLPSKRQLKADLSISQTTIEHAYNLLLDEDLIYSREKSGFYVSAIEQLKQVASATTPEIRRPEKKSYTLPLGTIDTTLVQSDVLKQIAREVYSDDELLNKGEESGETVLKEQIRHYLNINRGVTCSTDQIFIGPSTEFLLEQLMYLLQYPEMTIEDPGYPVIRKVLERLDSGTDAAQVLEDGIDVDQVADLANPVVHVTPSHQFPSGAVMSLQKRIQLLNHASSNDRFIIEDDYDSEFRYTGRPLPSLQGLDQNDRTIYMSTFSKSLYPSLRLSCMVLPASLAELYYEKELSCNVPRQMQHIVARFMEQGYLTRHINRMRKVYRKKMEAITTWIAAHHDVEIHGEHTGMHFIIRIPGMDLEEAADNHRLVHGNVYSYERDLGDTIIVGIGEKDTREIIDILDRFLEEAGV from the coding sequence ATGCTGATCAATTTGGATAGGCAGTCGGAGACACCACTCTTCGAACAACTATACAGTGCACTGAAGGAGCAGATACTGAAGGGAGAACTCGCAAACGATGAGAAGCTTCCGAGCAAAAGGCAGCTGAAGGCGGACCTTTCGATCAGCCAGACGACGATCGAACATGCCTATAACCTGCTGCTGGATGAAGACCTGATCTACAGCAGGGAGAAGAGCGGATTCTATGTATCCGCGATTGAACAGCTGAAGCAGGTGGCATCGGCCACCACACCGGAAATCAGACGACCCGAAAAGAAAAGCTACACCCTCCCCCTTGGCACCATCGATACGACACTCGTCCAGAGCGACGTCCTGAAGCAGATCGCAAGGGAAGTCTATTCAGATGACGAACTGCTGAATAAAGGGGAGGAGAGTGGAGAAACGGTGCTGAAGGAGCAGATCAGGCACTACCTGAACATCAACCGGGGGGTCACATGTTCCACAGACCAGATTTTCATCGGCCCTTCGACGGAATTCCTGCTGGAACAGCTGATGTACCTGCTCCAGTATCCGGAGATGACGATCGAGGACCCCGGGTACCCCGTCATCCGCAAAGTGCTTGAGCGGCTCGACAGTGGCACGGATGCGGCCCAGGTGCTTGAGGACGGCATAGATGTCGATCAGGTTGCCGACCTTGCCAATCCGGTCGTACATGTGACCCCTTCCCACCAGTTCCCGAGCGGTGCGGTCATGTCCCTCCAGAAGCGCATCCAGCTGCTGAACCATGCGAGCAGCAATGACCGCTTCATCATCGAAGACGACTACGACAGTGAGTTCAGGTATACGGGACGGCCTCTGCCTTCCCTCCAAGGGCTCGACCAGAACGACCGCACCATATACATGAGTACATTTTCGAAATCCCTCTATCCTTCCCTCAGGCTCTCCTGCATGGTGCTGCCAGCCTCACTTGCAGAGCTTTATTATGAAAAGGAGCTCTCGTGCAATGTCCCCCGGCAGATGCAGCACATCGTCGCCCGCTTCATGGAACAGGGCTACCTGACCCGGCACATCAACAGGATGCGGAAAGTCTACCGGAAGAAGATGGAGGCCATCACCACATGGATTGCAGCGCATCATGATGTTGAAATACACGGGGAACATACAGGCATGCACTTCATCATCAGGATCCCCGGGATGGATCTTGAAGAAGCGGCAGACAATCATAGACTGGTCCATGGCAACGTCTATTCCTATGAAAGGGACCTCGGAGACACCATCATTGTGGGTATCGGGGAAAAGGACACCCGGGAGATAATCGACATACTGGACCGTTTCCTCGAGGAAGCAGGTGTTTGA
- a CDS encoding ABC transporter ATP-binding protein encodes MKVDLKNVNKSFTKGKNEILPVLQDIDFSIEAGEFVSLLGPSGCGKSTILKLIAGLSHPSSGELKVNDTPITGPGTDRVVVFQEGGLFPWMTVLENVTYGLKIKKMSKGEAEEKAMEGLRMVHLGNFTSAYPHELSGGMKQRVAIARALVMDPDVLLMDEPFAALDEQTRLVLHQELQDIWQKTGKTILFITHNIREALTLSDRVLLMSTRPGTIKKSFTVQASRPRNPSDSVIVDLEKGVMAELEEEMNKVLKEEFGDDYRFKTDNVRDRDNSDMGSHI; translated from the coding sequence ATGAAAGTCGATTTGAAGAACGTGAACAAGTCCTTCACCAAAGGAAAGAATGAAATTCTCCCTGTGCTTCAGGACATCGATTTCAGTATTGAAGCGGGGGAATTCGTCTCCCTACTCGGACCCTCAGGATGCGGCAAATCGACGATACTGAAGTTGATAGCCGGGTTGAGCCATCCTTCTTCAGGGGAACTGAAGGTCAATGATACACCGATAACCGGCCCGGGTACCGATCGGGTCGTAGTCTTCCAGGAAGGCGGGCTCTTCCCATGGATGACAGTGCTTGAGAACGTTACATATGGATTGAAGATCAAGAAGATGAGCAAAGGGGAGGCTGAGGAGAAGGCCATGGAAGGTCTGCGCATGGTCCACCTCGGCAACTTCACCAGTGCCTATCCGCATGAACTGTCCGGGGGCATGAAGCAGCGAGTGGCGATTGCACGTGCGCTCGTCATGGATCCGGACGTCCTGCTGATGGATGAACCATTTGCAGCACTGGATGAACAGACACGCCTCGTCCTGCATCAGGAACTCCAGGACATTTGGCAGAAGACGGGAAAAACGATACTTTTCATCACCCACAATATCAGAGAAGCCCTGACATTATCCGACCGCGTCCTTCTGATGAGTACACGGCCGGGCACCATCAAGAAATCATTCACCGTCCAGGCTTCACGCCCACGCAATCCTTCAGACAGTGTCATCGTCGATCTGGAAAAGGGTGTCATGGCGGAACTGGAAGAAGAGATGAATAAGGTATTGAAGGAGGAATTCGGCGATGACTACCGTTTTAAGACGGATAACGTTCGTGATCGTGATAATAGCGATATGGGAAGTCATATCTAA
- the brnQ gene encoding branched-chain amino acid transport system II carrier protein: MNRLTLISGLMLFSLFFGAGNLIFPPMLGHKAGVEMWPAMAGFIVTGVLLPFLAVVVVAYFDEGVERMGRPVHPIFGMVFAVLVYLSIGALYGIPRAANVAYEVGTANLLPVHDASTLIGFSVVFFLIVFMVALNPAKIVDSIGKYLTPILLAAIALLSIFAVFRPETGLQPAREEYGITPMVSGILEGYFTMDLIGALAFSMVIISGLKYSGVTDRKGIVSHVLKAGLISSVLLTVIYVALAYIGGTTARGGYENGTDILTYSSMRLFGSSGDLIFSAIVVVACLTTCIGLVNACAAFGFRHYSRIPYKVYVFIFTGGGFLFTTLGLNTILSLAAPLLTFLYPVAIVLVVVSFMNMFIHFEMKYAYILPVVITIPISIMDIIHTSGLLKMEAISTMYMALPLSEVSLGWLLPFAVMTVAGLAADWRRGSRIESVEHQTVY, encoded by the coding sequence ATGAATCGTTTAACATTAATTTCCGGCCTGATGCTTTTTTCATTGTTCTTTGGGGCGGGCAACCTGATATTCCCTCCGATGCTCGGGCATAAGGCAGGTGTCGAAATGTGGCCGGCGATGGCCGGTTTCATCGTCACGGGTGTGCTGCTGCCTTTTCTCGCGGTGGTTGTGGTAGCCTATTTCGATGAAGGTGTGGAGCGCATGGGCAGGCCTGTCCATCCTATATTCGGCATGGTGTTTGCTGTTCTGGTCTATCTGTCGATCGGTGCATTGTACGGCATACCGAGAGCGGCGAATGTGGCGTATGAGGTGGGGACTGCGAATCTCCTGCCAGTTCATGATGCATCTACACTTATCGGCTTTTCTGTCGTTTTCTTCCTCATCGTCTTCATGGTCGCATTGAACCCGGCGAAGATCGTCGACAGCATCGGGAAGTATTTGACGCCCATTCTGCTTGCAGCAATCGCACTGCTTTCAATATTTGCAGTCTTCCGCCCGGAAACGGGCCTGCAGCCGGCCCGGGAGGAGTATGGCATTACTCCGATGGTATCCGGCATACTGGAAGGCTATTTCACGATGGATCTCATCGGGGCCCTGGCATTTTCGATGGTGATCATCAGCGGGCTCAAGTATTCGGGGGTCACCGACAGGAAGGGCATCGTTTCCCACGTCCTGAAGGCCGGATTGATCTCCTCCGTGCTGCTCACGGTGATCTACGTGGCGTTGGCCTACATCGGCGGGACGACAGCACGCGGTGGCTATGAGAATGGGACTGACATCCTTACATACAGCTCGATGCGCCTTTTCGGCAGTTCCGGTGACCTGATCTTCTCTGCCATCGTCGTCGTGGCCTGCCTGACGACATGCATCGGTCTGGTCAATGCGTGTGCCGCGTTCGGGTTCAGGCATTACAGCAGGATTCCATACAAGGTATATGTCTTCATCTTCACTGGTGGCGGATTCCTGTTTACGACGCTTGGCCTGAACACGATCCTTTCCCTGGCGGCGCCTCTGCTTACGTTTCTTTACCCGGTAGCGATCGTATTGGTCGTGGTGTCGTTCATGAACATGTTCATCCATTTCGAAATGAAGTATGCCTATATTCTTCCTGTCGTGATCACGATTCCGATTTCCATAATGGATATCATCCATACTAGCGGCCTGTTGAAAATGGAGGCCATTTCGACCATGTACATGGCACTGCCGCTGTCTGAAGTGTCGCTCGGGTGGCTGCTGCCCTTTGCAGTAATGACGGTGGCCGGGCTCGCTGCCGACTGGAGAAGGGGAAGCCGTATCGAGTCGGTGGAGCACCAGACGGTCTATTGA
- the pdxS gene encoding pyridoxal 5'-phosphate synthase lyase subunit PdxS, with translation MQQTGTEKVKRGMAEMQKGGVIMDVVNAEQAKVAEAAGAVAVMALERVPSDIRAAGGVARACDPRIVEEVMNAVSIPVMAKCRIGHITEARVLEAMGVDYIDESEVLTPADEVFHLKKDDYKVPFVCGCRNIGEAARRIGEGAAMLRTKGEPGTGNIVEAVRHIRMVNQQVRQITVMSDDELMTEAKNHGAPYDILKEIKELGKMPVVNFAAGGVATPQDAALMMELGADGVFVGSGVFKSDNPEKFAKAIVEATTHYQDYELIGKLAKELGTAMKGLDINQLSLEDRMQERGW, from the coding sequence ATGCAGCAGACAGGTACTGAAAAAGTTAAAAGAGGAATGGCGGAAATGCAGAAGGGCGGCGTCATCATGGATGTCGTCAACGCAGAACAGGCGAAAGTCGCCGAGGCGGCAGGTGCCGTAGCAGTCATGGCACTGGAGCGTGTACCTTCCGATATCCGTGCAGCAGGCGGTGTGGCAAGGGCATGTGACCCAAGGATCGTCGAAGAGGTGATGAACGCCGTCTCCATCCCGGTCATGGCGAAATGCAGGATCGGCCACATCACGGAAGCCCGTGTACTGGAAGCGATGGGCGTCGACTACATCGATGAATCCGAAGTGCTGACACCGGCAGATGAAGTCTTCCACCTGAAGAAGGATGACTATAAAGTGCCGTTTGTATGCGGCTGCCGAAACATCGGTGAAGCGGCAAGGCGTATCGGAGAAGGTGCAGCCATGCTCAGAACGAAAGGGGAGCCGGGTACAGGCAACATCGTGGAGGCGGTGAGGCATATCCGCATGGTCAACCAGCAGGTCCGCCAGATCACTGTAATGAGCGATGACGAGCTTATGACCGAGGCGAAGAACCATGGTGCACCATATGATATCCTGAAGGAAATCAAGGAACTCGGTAAAATGCCGGTCGTCAACTTTGCAGCAGGCGGTGTCGCAACACCACAGGATGCGGCACTGATGATGGAACTTGGTGCAGACGGCGTGTTCGTCGGTTCCGGTGTATTCAAATCGGATAACCCTGAGAAGTTCGCCAAAGCGATTGTGGAAGCAACGACCCACTATCAGGACTACGAACTGATCGGAAAGCTTGCGAAGGAACTCGGTACAGCGATGAAAGGCCTCGACATCAACCAGCTCTCCCTCGAAGACAGGATGCAGGAGCGCGGCTGGTAA
- a CDS encoding ABC transporter permease yields MTTVLRRITFVIVIIAIWEVISKLQFFPTFMFPPLIIPNDPGGVTVIKTLVTGILSGQILEATGITLGRLLIGFFIAVILGLTFGFLIARYKWVDDTLGFFVTALQSIPSIVWFPLAIVWFGLGNVAILFIVAIGATWTMTVNSSAGFKNVPSIYIDAARTLGASGTHLVRTVIIPASVPHIISGLRVAWAFAWRAIMAGELLGAAGGLGHLLDLGRSIQAMDLVLSIMIVIGIIGTIIDNQVFLRMERSVSRRWGLGT; encoded by the coding sequence ATGACTACCGTTTTAAGACGGATAACGTTCGTGATCGTGATAATAGCGATATGGGAAGTCATATCTAAACTGCAGTTCTTCCCGACATTCATGTTTCCTCCCCTGATCATCCCAAATGATCCGGGAGGGGTGACTGTAATCAAGACCCTCGTAACCGGCATACTTTCCGGCCAGATCCTCGAAGCCACCGGCATCACCCTTGGAAGGCTCCTGATCGGATTCTTCATTGCCGTCATACTCGGACTTACATTCGGATTCCTCATCGCCCGCTACAAATGGGTCGATGATACACTCGGATTCTTCGTAACGGCACTCCAGTCCATCCCGAGCATCGTATGGTTCCCGCTCGCCATCGTATGGTTCGGCCTAGGGAATGTGGCCATCCTGTTCATCGTCGCCATTGGAGCGACGTGGACGATGACCGTCAACTCAAGTGCCGGATTCAAGAACGTCCCGAGCATCTATATCGATGCCGCCCGTACACTCGGGGCCTCAGGCACCCATCTGGTGCGGACCGTCATCATACCCGCCTCCGTCCCGCACATCATATCGGGACTGCGTGTTGCATGGGCATTCGCATGGCGGGCCATCATGGCCGGTGAACTGCTCGGTGCAGCCGGCGGACTCGGTCACCTTCTCGATCTTGGACGATCGATCCAGGCAATGGACCTTGTGCTGTCCATCATGATCGTCATCGGCATCATCGGCACCATCATCGACAACCAGGTCTTCTTGAGGATGGAACGTTCCGTCTCAAGACGCTGGGGACTCGGAACCTAA
- the pdxT gene encoding pyridoxal 5'-phosphate synthase glutaminase subunit PdxT, whose amino-acid sequence MRIGVLALQGAVREHLQMVEACGQEAVAIKRVEELTDIDGLILPGGESTAIRRLMDRYGFTEALRESELPMFGTCAGVILLAERIIGQEGGHLGKLDITVERNSFGRQVDSFEVALDILGLEEKAHAVFIRAPHIDAVGEGVQVLSKVGEKIVAVRSDRHLGISFHPELTDSLVFHKYFIDMVGENMAKVVMA is encoded by the coding sequence ATGAGGATCGGTGTACTTGCCCTGCAGGGGGCTGTGAGGGAACACCTTCAGATGGTCGAGGCATGCGGTCAGGAAGCGGTCGCCATCAAGCGTGTCGAAGAACTCACGGACATTGACGGTCTCATCCTTCCCGGAGGGGAGTCTACGGCCATACGGCGCCTCATGGATCGATATGGCTTCACAGAAGCACTGAGGGAAAGTGAATTGCCGATGTTCGGCACCTGTGCCGGGGTCATCCTGCTCGCTGAAAGGATCATCGGTCAGGAAGGCGGACATCTAGGCAAACTCGACATCACCGTCGAACGCAATTCATTCGGCAGGCAGGTGGACAGTTTCGAGGTGGCACTCGATATTCTCGGTCTCGAGGAAAAGGCGCATGCGGTCTTCATCCGGGCACCCCACATCGATGCTGTCGGTGAAGGCGTGCAGGTGCTGTCCAAGGTGGGGGAGAAGATCGTCGCAGTGCGTTCCGACCGCCATCTCGGCATTTCATTCCATCCAGAGCTGACCGATTCTCTCGTCTTCCATAAGTACTTCATCGATATGGTCGGGGAGAACATGGCTAAAGTAGTAATGGCATAA